The following are from one region of the Myxocyprinus asiaticus isolate MX2 ecotype Aquarium Trade chromosome 2, UBuf_Myxa_2, whole genome shotgun sequence genome:
- the LOC127415550 gene encoding RING finger protein 223-like: MSETRPTPAQDETSNTAESPEVECPVCYQEYDQDSKLPRMLECLHVFCTECLRKIQLTPLHPPDPYSPPSISCPLCRHSTPLQGGDTHSLPCNSRILAQLPPVAFRLPVSMSARLSTVTQRFVLSMGERDTRFIILPTVSLRVEQMGEGTEMVNPPGVLHREMKVLRRHRKTLMCVQMLAVIFWIMFVLTCVVGVVFGPSLFHN, translated from the coding sequence ATGTCAGAGACTCGACCAACCCCTGCCCAAGATGAAACATCCAATACTGCAGAGTCTCCAGAGGTGGAGTGCCCAGTCTGCTATCAGGAGTACGACCAGGATTCTAAACTCCCGCGCATGCTGGAATGCCTTCATGTTTTCTGCACGGAGTGTCTCAGAAAAATCCAACTCACTCCGCTGCACCCTCCTGATCCCTACAGTCCCCCCTCTATCTCCTGTCCCCTGTGCCGCCACTCCACCCCACTACAGGGTGGTGACACACACTCTCTCCCCTGCAACTCACGGATTCTCGCTCAACTCCCACCCGTAGCCTTCCGTCTGCCTGTGTCAATGTCTGCCCGGTTGTCCACGGTGACCCAACGATTTGTGCTGTCCATGGGGGAGAGGGATACCCGCTTTATAATCCTTCCCACAGTTAGTCTGAGAGTGGAGCAGATGGGAGAAGGTACAGAAATGGTAAACCCACCTGGAGTGCTGCATCGAGAGATGAAAGTTCTGAGGAGACATAGAAAGACCCTGATGTGTGTTCAGATGCTGGCTGTCATCTTCTGGATTATGTTTGTGCTGACTTGTGTGGTCGGGGTTGTGTTTGGGCCAAGTCTCTTTCATAACTAA